The Mycolicibacterium parafortuitum nucleotide sequence ACCTCGGTGAACGGGGTCTCCCAGCTCAGCCGCTGCGCCTGGTCGGCCCAGAAGGCCAGCCGGTCTGCTTCGGCCTTGTCGTAGAGGTCCGCGGTCGCGTTGGCCTGCGCGGTGAACTCGGGTGCCGGAGGATAGGACGACGGGGCGTCGACATGCGTCTCGGTCATAGTTGTGAGGGTAGTCACCCAACGTTGCATCGTCGTTGGCATGTCACTTCTGACGCTGCGGACGGCATCTGTGCTGCGACGAACGTCGCCGCGTGTCGGCCCAGCGGTATCTTCTGGGGCGTGACTGACCCGTTGGCTCCGCTGACAGAACTGCCCGGCGTCGCGGAGGCCGGCGACGAGGCGCGCGAGGCGCTCGGCCGGGCGCACCGGCACCGGTCGAACCTGCGCGGGTGGCCGAAGAACGCCGCCGAGGCGGCGCTGCGGGCGGCGCGCGCGTCCTCGGTACTCGACGGCGGACCGCTGCAGTTCGCCCCGGACGGTGAGCGCGATCCGGTGCTCGCCGGTGCGCTGCGAGTGGCCGAGGCCCTCGAAGGCGGCGAGGGGGCGCTGGTCGGGGTGTGGCGGCGCGCGCCGCTGCAGGCCATGGCCCGACTGCATGCGCTGGCCGCGGCGGACCTGGTCGGCGACGACGCGCTGGGCCGGCCGCGGGAGGGTGCCGGACGTCGGCTGGAGTTGCTCGCCGAACTCGCGACCGGGGCGACGCGGGTGCCGGCCACCATCCTGGCGGCGGTCGCGCACGGCGAACTGCTGACGCTGGAACCCTTCGGCAGTGCCGACGGGGTCGTCGCGCGCGGGGTGTCGCGGCTGATCACGATCGCCAGCGGACTGGACCCGCACGGCCTCGGGGTGCCGGAGGTGCACTGGATGCGGCGGTCCAACGACTATCGCGCCGCGGCACGGGGATTCGCGTCCGGGACGCCTGACGGGCTGGCGGCGTGGCTGGTGCTCAGTAGTGAGGCGCTACATGCCGGGGCGCGTGAGGCGCTGTCGATCGCCCAGGCCGCCACGTCCTGAGTCGCTGTCTCGCGCATGCGCCCGGCAAACATGAAGCGGGCGGCGATCCGCGTGGCCTTGCGACCACAGCAGCTCACCGCCCGCTAGCACGGGGCACGGTTACCATGCGTGCCGTATGGGTTGCGTGGGTGGCCTCGGCGCCTTTACGACTCGTTACGACCGCAGCCCTACCCAAAGGGCCGTCGGGGCCGTCCGGTTTTCGCAACTACGCAGGCCCGCAACACTTTTACCTTTATCGCGGTATGTGCTCCGCGTGGGTACCGGGACCCGTGCTGGGAATCTGAGGTCGGGAGGCCGAGCCTTCTCTTCCGACTCGGTCTTGGCCTCTCTCAGCTTCCGTACGTCCTTTGTACTACGTGACCACGGTCACAGCAAGGGTGAAATGCGCGTGACCCCAGATCGTTACGCGCACGCTCCAGCTACTCGCAAGTAGCTTGTGTCATAACGCGAATCGACGCAGCAGCGAGTACGTCAGCGCCCCGGCGGCGAGGGCGCTGAAGCCGACGGCGGCCGTGGTCGCCACCGCCGCGCCGGACGGCGCGGGGATGCGGTCGCGCAGCGAGACCGGATTGGAGAAGGTACGGATCGGCCAGTGCCGGGCGGCGGCTTCTCGGCGCAGCGCGCGGTCGGGGTTCACCACGGTCGGGTGGCCGACGGTCTCCAGCATCGGAATGTCGGTGATCGAGTCCGAATAGGCGTAGCAGTGCTCAAGGGCGTAACCCTCGCGTTCGGCCAGTGCGCGGATCGCCTCGGCCTTGCCCTCGCCGTAGCAGTAGAACGCGATCTCGCCGGTGTACTTGCCGTCCTCGACGACCATCCGGGTCGCCATCGCGTGCGTGGCGCCGAGGGCGCGCGCGATCGGCGCGACGATCTCCTCTCCGGAGGCCGACACGATCACCACGTCGCGTCCGCACAGTTTGTGGTCTGAGATCAACTCGGCAGCTTCAGCGAACACGAGCGGATCGACGATGTCGTGCAGTGTCTCGCCGACGATCGCCTTGACCTGCTCGACGTCCCACCCGGTGCACATGTTGGTCAGGTAACTGCGCATCCGGTCCATCTGCTCGTGATCGGCGCCCGACATCAGGAACAGGAATTGCGCATAGCTGGATTTCAGCACCGCCCGCCTGTTGATTAGCCCCTGACTGAAGAACGGTTTGCTGAAAGCCAAAGTGCTTGATTTGGCGATCACTGTCTTGTCGAGGTCAAAGAACGCCGCGGTGCGGACGGGGAGCTGCGGCGCGCCGGGCCCGTCGGGCGCGGGGCTACCCCCAACCACCGGGTCGGATGAGGTCACCCCGTCAGCATAGAGCCGCATCGCGTGACAAATGACGGCAGATCGTACAAATTGGCAGTTCACGACACGTGTCAAGCGCCGAACGCTTTCGACAACCATGCGGAGCGTTGCCATTTCGATACTTGCGCTCGGGCTCACTGGCGTGTGTATAGTGGGCATTACTCGGCTTATGCCGGGTGTGCATCAGCCCGACCCCCCGGGGCTGATACACGACGACCTCCGCCTCCTCCCCCCCTGGCGGGGGTCGTCCCTTTTGTGGGGTGTTTTCGCCAGACGGATAGTTGCTTCCTCCCGAATCGGTAGCGGAACGGTGTTTTCAGCGACGTCCGAGTCGGCTGTCCACAGATCCGCGTTGATCCCCAGAACGCCGCACTGACACTTCCGGGCGATGCCGGTCCCGGCCCAGGCTGAGGACATGAAGTCCGCAGACGGAATCCTCGCCCTGGTCGACGACCAGACCCTCGCCACCCAGGTCGACCGTGTCGTCGCAGCCGCCGGCCTGCGGATCGTACGGGCCAGCGAGCCGTCGAGCCGACGGGTGTGGACCAGCGCCGCCGCGGTTCTGCTCGACACCACCGCGGCCCGCCGCTGCGTCGAGCGTGGGCTGCCGCGCCGGCCCAGGGTGCTGTTGATCACCGCGGATGTCCCGGCTCCGGACGACTGGCAGGCCGCGGTCGCCGTTGGCGCACAACAGATAGTGACGTTGCCGACAGATGACCACCACGTGATGGCCGTGCTTGCCGACGCGACCGGACCCGGACACGACGATCTGGGGCGGGGGCCGGTGGTGAGCGTGGTGTCCGGCCGCGGAGGCGGTGGCGCGTCGGTGTTCGCGACGGCGCTGGCCCAGTTCGCGGCGGAATCCCTGGCCGTCGAATCCTTCCTCGTCGACGGCGATCCGTGGGGCGGCGGACTGGACCTGGTGCTCGGCAGCGAGACCGAACCGGGCCTGCGGTGGCCCGACCTCGCGCTGGCAGGCGGCCGGGTCGGTTATCCGGCGCTGCGGGACGCGCTGCCGCGACGGCACGGCGTCACAGTGCTCTCTGGCAGCCGCGTGTTGTCCGGCGACCGCCCGGGCAGCGACATCGACCCCGCCCCGCTGAGCGCGGTGATCGACGCGGGCAGTCGGGCCGGGGTCGCGGTGGTG carries:
- a CDS encoding HAD-IB family hydrolase is translated as MVGGSPAPDGPGAPQLPVRTAAFFDLDKTVIAKSSTLAFSKPFFSQGLINRRAVLKSSYAQFLFLMSGADHEQMDRMRSYLTNMCTGWDVEQVKAIVGETLHDIVDPLVFAEAAELISDHKLCGRDVVIVSASGEEIVAPIARALGATHAMATRMVVEDGKYTGEIAFYCYGEGKAEAIRALAEREGYALEHCYAYSDSITDIPMLETVGHPTVVNPDRALRREAAARHWPIRTFSNPVSLRDRIPAPSGAAVATTAAVGFSALAAGALTYSLLRRFAL
- the ssd gene encoding septum site-determining protein Ssd, encoding MKSADGILALVDDQTLATQVDRVVAAAGLRIVRASEPSSRRVWTSAAAVLLDTTAARRCVERGLPRRPRVLLITADVPAPDDWQAAVAVGAQQIVTLPTDDHHVMAVLADATGPGHDDLGRGPVVSVVSGRGGGGASVFATALAQFAAESLAVESFLVDGDPWGGGLDLVLGSETEPGLRWPDLALAGGRVGYPALRDALPRRHGVTVLSGSRVLSGDRPGSDIDPAPLSAVIDAGSRAGVAVVCDVARRPHTATEIALAAADLVVLVTPADLRSCAAAAATARWVTAANPNTGVVVRGPAPGGLRPADVARIVGLPVLAAMRPQPGLDAALERGGLRVRARSPLARAAREVLSVLDQNPHLHRAAESAA
- a CDS encoding oxidoreductase; translation: MTDPLAPLTELPGVAEAGDEAREALGRAHRHRSNLRGWPKNAAEAALRAARASSVLDGGPLQFAPDGERDPVLAGALRVAEALEGGEGALVGVWRRAPLQAMARLHALAAADLVGDDALGRPREGAGRRLELLAELATGATRVPATILAAVAHGELLTLEPFGSADGVVARGVSRLITIASGLDPHGLGVPEVHWMRRSNDYRAAARGFASGTPDGLAAWLVLSSEALHAGAREALSIAQAATS